Below is a window of Leucobacter chromiiresistens DNA.
CGATGACGAAGAGCTGCTCCCCCACGGCGCCCGCCTCGTCACCGGTGCCCCAGGCGAAGCCCACGCGCCGCTCCTCGTCGACCGTGTAGACGACGAGCACGCTCCGGGGATCCTGGCCCTCCGCATGCAGCACCGCGGTGGTGCCGGCCACGATGTACGGCTCCCCGTCGGGCCCGAACTGCTCCTCGACGTCGCCCGCCGCCTCCGGCTTCCCGTCGCCGTCGAAGCTCGGGCCCACGTACTCGGATCCGGTGCCGCGCACGATGTCGGTGACGCGCACACCCGAACCGCGCTGCGCGCCCCAGGTCATGAGCAGGCTCGACGCGATCAGGAACCGGTCCTGGCCGCTGCCGAGACGCAGCTCCTCTTCATAGGGCGTCGTGCCCTCCGGCGGATACTTCACGACGTCGGGATCCTTCGAGGCGCCGACCGCGGCGTACGCGACCGGCATCTCGACGTGGCTGCTGCGCCGGGGCGGCTGATCCTGACTCATCGCTTGCCGCCCTCCTTGCCCTCCACATCACCCGAGAGTGCGGCGATGAACGCCTCCTGCGGCACTTCGACGCGGCCGACCATCTTCATGCGCTTCTTGCCCTCTTTCTGCTTCTCGAGCAGCTTGCGCTTGCGGCTGATGTCTCCGCCGTAGCACTTCGCCAGCACGTCCTTGCGGATCGCGCGGATGTTCTCGCGAGCGATCACGCGGGCGCCGATCGCCGCCTGGATGGGCACCTCGAACTGCTGGCGCGGGATGAGCTTGCGCAGGCGCTCCGTCATCATCGTGCCGTACGAGTAGGCGTTGTCGCGGTGCACGATCGCGCTGAACGCGTCGACCGCCTCGCCCTGCAGCAGGATGTCGACCTTCACGAGGTCCGCCTCCTGCTCGCCCATCGGCTCGTAGTCGAGGCTCGCGTAGCCCTGCGTGCGGCTCTTCAGGTGGTCGAAGAAGTCGAAGACGATCTCGCCGAGCGGAATGCTGTACCGCAGCTCGACGCGCTCGCCGAGGTACTCCATGCCCAGCAGCCTGCCGCGACGGCTCTGGCAGAGCTCCATGATCGCGCCGACGTAGTCCTTCGGCGCCAGAATCGCGGTCTTGACGACCGGCTCGCGCACCGAAGCGATCTTGCCGTCGGGGTACTCCGACGGGTTCGTGACCGTGATCTCGCGGCCGTCCTCGGCGGTGACCTGGTAGACGACGCTCGGCGCCGTGGCGATGAGGTCGAGGTCGAACTCGCGGCGCAGACGCTCCGAGATGATCTCGAGGTGCAGCAGCCCGAGGAACCCGCAGCGGAAGCCGAATCCGAGCGCGACCGAGGTCTCGGGCTCGTACTGCAGCGCCGCGTCCTCGAGCTTGAGCTTGTCGAGCGCCTCGCGCAGCACCGGGTAGTCGGAGCCGTCGAGCGGGTACAGGCCGGAGAACACCATCGGCTTCGGATCGGTGTAGCCCGGCAGCGCCTCCGTCGCCGGATTGCGCTTCGCGGTCACCGTGTCGCCGACCTTCGACAGGCGCACGTCCTTCACGCCCGTGATGAGGTAGCCCACCTCGCCCACGGCGAGCCCCTGCGTCGGCTGCGGCTCCGGCGCCGACACGCCGACCTCGAGCGCCTCGTGGTCGGATCCGGTCGACATCATCTGGATCTTCTCGCGCGGCGACAGCCTGCCGTCGATCATGCGTACGTACGTGACCACGCCGCGGTACGGGTCGTAGACCGAGTCGAAGATCATCGCCCGCGGCGGCGCGTCGGCGAGGCCGACCGGCGCCGGGATGCGCTCGACCACGCGATCGAGCAGCTCCTCGACCCCCGCGCCCGTCTTGCCCGACACCTTGAGGATGTCCTCGGGATCGCCGCCGATCAGGTCGGCGATCTCCCGCGAGACGCGCTCGGGATCGGCCGCGGGCAGGTCGATCTTGTTGAGCACGGGAATGATCTCGAGATCGTTCTCCATCGCGAGGTAGAGGTTCGCGAGCGTCTGGGCTTCGATGCCCTGCGCCGCGTCGACGAGCAGGATCGCTCCCTCGCACGCCGCGAGGGAGCGGGAGACCTCGTAGCTGAAGTCCACGTGGCCCGGGGTGTCGATCATGTTGAGGGCGAAGTCGCCACCAGCGACCTGCCAGTGCATGCGCACCGCCTGCGACTTGATCGTGATGCCGCGCTCGCGCTCGATGTCCATGCGGTCGAGGTACTGGGCGCGCATCTCGCGGTCGGGCACGGTGCCCGTCACCTGAAGCATGCGGTCGGCGAGGGTCGACTTGCCGTGGTCGATGTGCGCGATGATGCAGAAGTTGCGGATCTTCGCGGGGTCGGTCGACGCCGGGACTGGAGGGTTCAGGCTGCGTGGAGACATTGTCCGCAATTATCGCACGCCGCCGCGCCCCTGCGAGCAGCACGGCGACGCAAACCCGTTCCCGTGCGCCGGCGCTCCTGCGAGAATGAGCAGATGCCCCGCGTCGTCGCCCTGTATCGCCACCCCGTCAAGGGATTCACCCCCGAGCCCTGCGACCGGATCACGGTGCAGCGCGACGGCCGCATCGTCGGCGACCGCGTGCTCGCATTCCGGTTCGCCGATGCGGCGCTCCCCGAGCAGCGGGACGGCCTCGACTACTGGCCGAAGGCGCGCGGCCTCGCGCTGCAGGATTTCCCGGCGCTCGCCGCGCTGCGCCTCGCATACGACGCGGCCGAGCACCGCGTCACCATCTTCCGCGACGGCGCCGTCTGGGCGTCGGAAGCGCTCGACGACGCGGGCCGGAGGCACCTCGCCGACGCCGTCGCCGAGTTCGTGCTCGGCACCCCCGAGGGCAGGCGTCTGCAGCGCCCCGGGCGACTCCCCCTCGAACTCGTCGGGGACGGCGCGCACGCGCGCTTCCAGGATCGCGAACAGGGATACGTGTCGCTGCACGGCCGAGCGAGCGTACTCGCGCTCAGCGCAGTCATCGAGCGGCCGGCCGGCGACGAGCGGCCCGCCGGCGTCGATGCGGTCGCGTCCGACTCCACCCACGGCCTCGCCCCGGGGGCCCTGCTCGACGACCGTCGCTTCCGCTCGAACATCGTGATCGACGGCGTCGACGCCTGGGAGGAGCTCGACTGGAGCGGACGTGTGCGCATCGGCGAGCTCGAGTTCCGCGTCGCCGAGCCGATCGTGCGCTGCCTCGCGACGCATGCGAACCCCGAGACCGGCGAACGCGATGCCCGGGTGCTCACCACGCTCACCCAGCGCGTCGGACAGTCGGAGCCGACCCTCGGCACCCTGCTGCTGCCCGCCGCTCTGCCGGCGCCGGTGCGCGCGGGCACCGAGCAGGGAAGCGCGCCGTGGGGCGACATCGGCGTCGGCGACACGGTCGAGCTGCTGGACGCGGCGACGTGAGCGTCGCTCCCCCTCCCGCCGGCGCACACGCAAGGCGGGGGCACTGGGAACCGCACGTCGGTTCTGCTAGACTCGGGTCTTGGCTTGCGTGTGGTTTTTCACCACACCACCCGTAAGGTGCCCTCTCTCACCGTGCGGAAACAAACCGTCAACCGGATCTAAAGGACACATCTCAACGTGGCAAACATCAAGTCGCAGATCAAGCGCATCAAGACCAACCGCAAGGCGACTGAGCGCAACAAGGCGTACAAGAGCGAGCTCCGCACCGTGGTGCGCGCGGCACGCGAGGCGATCGCTTCGGGCGACAAGTCGGCTGCCGAGGCGAAGCTGAAGGTCGCCGGCCGCAAGCTCGACAAGGCCGCCTCGAAGGGCGTCATCCACAAGAACCAGGCTGCGAACCGCAAGTCGAAGCTCGCCGCACAGGCGGCAGCGCTCTAACTCGCGCTCGCGTACGAAAGAGGCCCCGCTTCGGCGGGGCCTCTTTCGTTTCCCCGGGGACGGCGTGCGCTCGCCCGGAGCCCTCGCTGCAGACCGCGGGTCGGGCGTCGCGCCCGATCGCCGGTGCCGCGACGGGTTAGGCGATCCGCCCGCGCTTGGCGACGAACAGCAGGTACTTCTCGAGCGCGTACTCGGGGTCGCGGCTGCCGCCCTTCAGCATCCACTCGGTGTCCGCTGCGAGGTCGATCGCGCGCGCGAGATCCTCCTCCCGCCACCCGCGCACCTCTCGCAGTGCCCGATCGACCTGCCAGGGGGCCATGCCGAGCTCCTTCGCGAGCTGACCGCCCGATCCGCCGGCGCCGTAGACGCGCGCCATCGCGCGCACCTTCATGTTGAGCGCCGCGAGCATCGGAATCGGGTCGGTGCCCGTCGCGAAGGCCTGGCGCAGCAGCACGAGCGCGTCGGCCGCGCGCCCCGCCGTCGCGGCGTCTGCAACCCGGAACGCGTTCGTCTCGACCCGACCCTCGGTCGCGCGCGACACCTGATCCTCGGAGATGCGGGTGCCGACATCGGAGACGAGCTGACCGATGGCCCCGGCGAGCTCGCCGATGCCGCCCGAGTAGGCCGCGGCGAGCTGGCGCGCGGCTCCGGGCGTCGCTTGAGCGCCCAGGCGTCGGAACTCGGCCTGCACGAACGCAAGTC
It encodes the following:
- the lepA gene encoding translation elongation factor 4, which translates into the protein MSPRSLNPPVPASTDPAKIRNFCIIAHIDHGKSTLADRMLQVTGTVPDREMRAQYLDRMDIERERGITIKSQAVRMHWQVAGGDFALNMIDTPGHVDFSYEVSRSLAACEGAILLVDAAQGIEAQTLANLYLAMENDLEIIPVLNKIDLPAADPERVSREIADLIGGDPEDILKVSGKTGAGVEELLDRVVERIPAPVGLADAPPRAMIFDSVYDPYRGVVTYVRMIDGRLSPREKIQMMSTGSDHEALEVGVSAPEPQPTQGLAVGEVGYLITGVKDVRLSKVGDTVTAKRNPATEALPGYTDPKPMVFSGLYPLDGSDYPVLREALDKLKLEDAALQYEPETSVALGFGFRCGFLGLLHLEIISERLRREFDLDLIATAPSVVYQVTAEDGREITVTNPSEYPDGKIASVREPVVKTAILAPKDYVGAIMELCQSRRGRLLGMEYLGERVELRYSIPLGEIVFDFFDHLKSRTQGYASLDYEPMGEQEADLVKVDILLQGEAVDAFSAIVHRDNAYSYGTMMTERLRKLIPRQQFEVPIQAAIGARVIARENIRAIRKDVLAKCYGGDISRKRKLLEKQKEGKKRMKMVGRVEVPQEAFIAALSGDVEGKEGGKR
- a CDS encoding MOSC domain-containing protein, whose amino-acid sequence is MPRVVALYRHPVKGFTPEPCDRITVQRDGRIVGDRVLAFRFADAALPEQRDGLDYWPKARGLALQDFPALAALRLAYDAAEHRVTIFRDGAVWASEALDDAGRRHLADAVAEFVLGTPEGRRLQRPGRLPLELVGDGAHARFQDREQGYVSLHGRASVLALSAVIERPAGDERPAGVDAVASDSTHGLAPGALLDDRRFRSNIVIDGVDAWEELDWSGRVRIGELEFRVAEPIVRCLATHANPETGERDARVLTTLTQRVGQSEPTLGTLLLPAALPAPVRAGTEQGSAPWGDIGVGDTVELLDAAT
- the rpsT gene encoding 30S ribosomal protein S20 — its product is MANIKSQIKRIKTNRKATERNKAYKSELRTVVRAAREAIASGDKSAAEAKLKVAGRKLDKAASKGVIHKNQAANRKSKLAAQAAAL
- a CDS encoding DUF1990 family protein, encoding MSQDQPPRRSSHVEMPVAYAAVGASKDPDVVKYPPEGTTPYEEELRLGSGQDRFLIASSLLMTWGAQRGSGVRVTDIVRGTGSEYVGPSFDGDGKPEAAGDVEEQFGPDGEPYIVAGTTAVLHAEGQDPRSVLVVYTVDEERRVGFAWGTGDEAGAVGEQLFVIEHRADDTVWAVARGFVAAPKNGLLGLRGRADVRTALDAVKRGIAALAPGAQPAPDLGPSAGEQPVAVEPAAEPEPDPAAAPAPQREPAPDEAPAPEAAPAGEPEADSGDAATGPTHQRRPSKRT
- the holA gene encoding DNA polymerase III subunit delta: MAQARKAAPRAASAKTKIPQVDWSEARPAPVVLVSGPESFLADRAGQAIRTALSETNADLEVHDVDAAAYTAGELFTIASPSLFAEPRLIRVDGVEKCSDAFLEDTKRYVAEPADGTTLVLRHAGGQRGKVLLDLVRGGAGGGIEVVCAEVKKDQDRLAFVQAEFRRLGAQATPGAARQLAAAYSGGIGELAGAIGQLVSDVGTRISEDQVSRATEGRVETNAFRVADAATAGRAADALVLLRQAFATGTDPIPMLAALNMKVRAMARVYGAGGSGGQLAKELGMAPWQVDRALREVRGWREEDLARAIDLAADTEWMLKGGSRDPEYALEKYLLFVAKRGRIA